The following are encoded in a window of Prochlorococcus marinus CUG1417 genomic DNA:
- a CDS encoding DMT family transporter → MLKITELEKKFNSLNKFNLVLASFFFSLMTLCVKNIDKRIPIYELVLFRSLLSLMITLFIINLKNVNPWGKNRPLLILRGALGTLALVCIFYAIRNMPLSISTVIQYTYPIFISIFAGIFINEKINLNIIFALVIGWIGILVILNPSQLSNINVEIENISIWVAFFGAICTALAYVTVKKLSFTEDVYVIIEYFPLVSLITLLPIVLINWVTPNWNELVWIIGIGLFTQLGQTFLTIGLKNLPASEASTINYLQVLFGSIWGVLFFREIININFLLGASMVLLGTIISTTKIIKRT, encoded by the coding sequence ATGTTAAAGATCACAGAATTAGAAAAAAAATTTAATTCATTAAATAAATTTAATTTGGTATTAGCCTCATTCTTCTTTAGTTTGATGACTTTGTGCGTAAAAAATATTGATAAAAGGATACCTATTTATGAATTAGTATTATTTAGATCATTATTAAGTTTAATGATTACATTATTCATAATTAATCTTAAAAATGTAAATCCTTGGGGGAAAAATAGACCATTACTTATCTTAAGAGGTGCTTTAGGAACTTTAGCCTTAGTTTGTATTTTTTATGCGATAAGAAATATGCCTCTTAGTATATCTACTGTCATTCAGTACACATATCCTATTTTTATATCTATATTTGCTGGCATATTTATAAACGAAAAAATAAATCTAAATATAATTTTTGCTTTAGTTATTGGCTGGATTGGAATATTAGTAATATTAAATCCAAGTCAATTATCAAATATAAATGTTGAAATTGAAAATATTTCGATTTGGGTAGCTTTTTTTGGAGCAATCTGCACGGCATTAGCTTACGTTACAGTTAAGAAACTTTCATTTACTGAAGATGTTTATGTAATTATTGAATATTTTCCACTTGTTTCATTAATAACTTTATTACCAATTGTATTAATAAACTGGGTCACTCCAAATTGGAATGAATTAGTATGGATAATTGGCATTGGCTTATTTACTCAATTAGGTCAAACTTTCTTAACTATAGGATTAAAAAATTTACCTGCTTCTGAAGCTTCTACAATTAACTATTTACAAGTTTTATTCGGTTCAATTTGGGGAGTTTTATTTTTTAGAGAAATAATAAACATTAATTTTTTATTAGGTGCATCAATGGTTTTATTAGGAACTATTATATCTACTACCAAAATAATCAAAAGGACATAG